In Congzhengia minquanensis, a single genomic region encodes these proteins:
- a CDS encoding FeoA family protein encodes MPLTLANVGEDNIIKKVGGRPEVKKHLENLGFVVGGTVTVINALGGNVIVNIKEARVAISREMAQKIMV; translated from the coding sequence ATGCCATTAACACTTGCAAATGTTGGAGAAGACAACATCATTAAAAAAGTCGGCGGCAGACCCGAGGTGAAAAAACATCTTGAAAATCTTGGATTTGTGGTTGGCGGAACTGTTACGGTTATCAATGCCCTAGGCGGAAATGTAATTGTAAATATAAAAGAGGCAAGGGTTGCAATCAGCCGGGAAATGGCGCAGAAAATTATGGTTTAA